The Pristis pectinata isolate sPriPec2 chromosome 16, sPriPec2.1.pri, whole genome shotgun sequence region GATCATATCATCTGGATAAAGTCGCACAGTAATGTTTCCAAAAGTGTGGAGTGCAAGAAATTGTTTTACATCAAGCATTGAtttcaggaatttaaatttcaacTTGTCAACAAATAGTTGgcattcagaagaaaataaaGCACAGAATACAGTGTATGTTCCAGATTTCTGGAAGACACCATGTAAGATTTTGTTATAAGAAAATACTATTAAAGAACTGATTATCCGAAGTGAGACAGAGTTCTTAAGTGCAGGAATTAGTGATAGAGATTGTGCATGTCAGGCTTGTTTTAGTATGAAAAGTATGCATTTGAATATATGCAGGCTTATACTGATAGAAACAGGGCCAGCAGGACCAACATTGTACAGCTGGAAAGAAATGAAAAGGGAGAATTTCAAGTGGTGCACAACATTAACACAGTTGACATGCAGAGGGCTGGAACACTGGACCCATATGTCATCAATGAGCCTGATGGAAACTGGGTACACATTTAGAATGGAGGTGCCAAGGCATATTCAAAAACTCATGCATGACTCTGATTGCATGCAATGCTGCAAAAACTAAGAAATTCTCTTCTATTACATTTTTCAGTGAACTGCAAGACTATTATTAGTTCAAAATATGAATCCATTTCTCAGAAACCATTCGGCTGAAGCATTTTAGTTTTAATGACATTATCATCCCTCTGCTAGTAATATCTATTTAGGTAGCTCAATTCAAATATTTAGTTAATTTCTCAAATTATCATCTGTAGTAGCATAGGAAAATCCCAAAAATGCACTTGTTGCAGTTGGGCTGTTAATAGTGGAGTCAGGAATGCGCCCAACAGAATTAGGGACAATTTCTTGTGTGAATTCAGGATCAATGTGCcgtaagtcaccagggccagcctgaaataaaaagagaaatacaTCTGTGAAGCTAATTTTACAAATGCACAtatccaaattaaaaaaaaggaataaggaatGTTCTGAAGTTTATTTACTCAATCCTTGTGTTCTGGGAAAAAAATACCTTAGCAATCTTATGAGTGATGGCAAATCAGGTATTGTGCAGATTGGACATGGACAACATAATACAGTCTGAATTGCACTTTGATTCTTTCTTACTCAtggatgttttattttcattcatttttaggATTTttggcccatccctaattgcccttcagaaggtgctgagccacctccttgaatcactgcagtctttctgttgAAGGTACTTGTACAGTGATATTGGGgtagagagtttcaggatttacaACAAATGACAATCAAGggccagtgatacatttccaagtcaggatggtgtgtatcttgaaggggaacctacaggtggtggtgttcccatgcccctgctgcccttgtctttaaTGGCAGAGGTtacaggtttgagaggtgctgaaAAAGGAGCCTGATTCTATTCCCAGATTTTAACCTAACCAGGTATGTCATGAAAACCATGGCTGACTCTTTGATCTCTCCAGATCTACTTATGCATCAATAGGAAATTTCCATGGTTGGGTACGAATCCTTGCTATGGAATTTGCATTGTTAAAGGTAGGAAACTACATTCTATTATGTTTGCAAAACATTTCTTTGCCACGAACAAACACTTGGAAAGCACTTAGGAGCACATGCAAGTTTGATCTAGCCCTTACCTAAAAGCTAGGAAGGCAACAAATACTTCCCTCCTGTTTCTAGAGGAGCCTGCCACAATCTTAACCAACACAAACACAAGAAGAGTTCCTTTGTGAGGGATTACCTGACTGGAGATGGACCAAGAATAACAACACAATTTTCACTTTGTACAATATAGATCAGCACCAACTACCTCTATGTCTGGAGCGAGCTCCCAGAGacagtagttgaggcaggtacagtagcaatacataaaagacatttggataagtacgtggataggaaaggtttagagggatatgggccaaatgtgggcaaatgagactagctttgtcgtcatggacgaattgggctgaagggcccgtttctgtgctgtactattctatgactcAAGGATCCCTACCTTGATCTTCAATTACGTCAGTTAGGGTTTTACAATATGTAGCCAAATTCATTGGAGGATTGTTTTCTCTATAAACTGCCACACAAcaatataaaaatacaaaaactAACAGAAACCAAAATACCTACCACATTGGGATTGTATGGCGGGGCAATTCTCTTGTGGTAGAGATCCTCCCAGGCAATTGATGAAAAGAATGCATGTTTTTTGACATCAAGCTGTGACAAAAGAATGCATTAACTAATGAAACTTTAACATCTCTTCATGCGTCATGCTTTAGCTTAAATTGTGTCTTTTTGGATTATAGGCCCTGATACATTCAGCACTTTGCATGTGATCAATGTAAAAAGCAGTTTCTATTAGTATAATTAAGCTTTTCAtaaatttaaagttaactttACATGTGTTGTTAATTAACTGTAGTATGCCACAGAGAAAACAAACTATTTGTTTATGAGGCTCCtacaaaatactcagcaaattaaATGGGTGGTACTTGATTTTATTATTCTAAATGTTTttatgacaattttttttctggttctTAATGACCTGAGTTTTTGCTGAGTTTTCATGGTTGACATTCTGGCTaaaaatttctttattttttgaagAGTGGCTACGTTGTGGATCAGTATCAGTTTGGTGTGAGACTTAATGTGTGTGATGTCTATTGTGTTCAACACCAAAAGTGCTTGTGCAATGGGATAGGAAATCCCTGTGGCTGATAGAAATTGCAGAAAGGATGAGGAGCAACTTGTGATAGGGAAGGAGACCAAAATGGTTCACAATACCCCAAGTATGGTCTCATGAAGGCCTGAAACAATTGGAGTAAGTtatctttgctcttgtactcaaatcctgttGCAAACATTTGCTTTCATTAATGCCTGTAGCACCTGTAAGTTAGCTTGCagagacttgtgtacaaggatactCATAACCCTTTGAACATTAATGCTTTGCAACCTTTCATcagttaaaaaatactctgcactTCTGTATTTTCTTTTGGTGGGTAATCTCAAGTCTTTCCACATCATGAAGGtgaaatatcctcataaatcttctgcTGCTGGATTACCTGGCAGCAGCTTAGATAGTGACACTGGATCAGGCCTGAATCTCTTGATTAAACATTGTGAAAGTAATGTTCATTTTATTTGTATATCAGTAGATGGATGTGTGCAAGTCCACTAGACTCTGTGCATATGTGCATGTGCTACGTTCATGAAAATATGTGACTGTGTTTCCCGATTGGGTTTCAGATAAAGTTCTATGGCAAATGAATAAAATCGGTGCACtgtgcaatagaatttctagcTCCCTGTCTAAGTACACTAACCTGGAAATGCTGAACTTGAGACAAACAGCTAAGActgttatatttaaaaaaaaactaaatttcaTTGCTGTCAATTTGAAGAAGGTAGAGTTGTGGGTTGGGTGGTGGGGTAGGAAGTAGTAAAAGGGTTGATCCTCATAATGGTATTAGGAATGCCTTGTTTCTAATTTACATCAATGCCTTGAGTTTGGAAACTCAGGGATTGCTCAGATTTACAGAAATCACACTAGGAGAGATTATGGAAATTACAGTATGACTCAATTATATTTAAATGGACAGAACAGTACCTAATTGCAGAATTttatttcatccagagggtgactGAAATCTCAAATATGCTGCCTGagtaggtggtggaggtagatactctcacaatatttaacaaACATCTGAACAATCACTTGAATCGTCAAGGCATagtgggctatggaccaaattgTGATAAATGGGATTTGGAAAGATTGGTATTTGCtagttggcatagacattgtgggctgaagggacttattctgtactgtatgaccttataactctatgactccatttgaAGAATAACTGAAATTTTAATTGCCTCTTTGCTTTTATACGGCAGAGTTTTAAAGACATTCCTGAAGTCCAAGTAGATGCTATTCATTGTCTTTACTCAAACCTTTCTTCACTTCCATAGGCATAGCTAGTTTGAAATATCCTTTCAAGTGTTTTGATTTTATTAATGCTACAAAATTATTTGAAGCATCAGCCAAATAAACTCCTTGAAACATTACTTCAGCATATTTTGATATATACCAAGTCATTACGTTTCTGAATGTTATCTTTTATCATTTCAAGCATGATCTTGCACATCCAAAACCACATTGCCTGAATCTGATTGGCTCTCTTTCCAGCATTGTAAGGTATTGCCATATTCATTTACACCCAGTGTTCAGTCACATACAAAATGTACACTCACAAAATCAGCTTGAGCTCCTAATCTTCTCTTTTGATCTTTTTGTAAAAGTCCTGTCAAAATATCACGAGCAGCTGTTGATATGCTCATTGGCAAGTGGAGTGGCTTGTGGAGAATATTGTCATACATCTCAGCTACATTCCGACTGTAGAAGGGTGGCtgtcaatgaaaatgaaaaaaaattcatcttCTTGATCAAACCTATGAATGCTTCTGTATCATTTTCAAATATATTATTTAGATTTGCCTCAAGAGCATTTTGTACgaaggaagaaataaataaataaatagaggcCCACTGTTTACTTGtatttcttttttcagatttgtTATGTAGtggataaaattttaaattaccaGGACGTGAGGTTTCTTAGCAATTTTCATCATTGTTACCACTATCATAGTAGCAAACAGAGCAGTCAGAAGATTTCAGTTAATTTATGCATTATTTCAAAATACTACAAAGTAAATTAATTTACAACTTTAATAAGGTTTAGCTGAAGAGTAGTTAAAATCATAGAGCCAGATTTAAGGCAGTTGGCaaatgaaccagatggggaatTGCAATGAATTGCAATgagggtaacttttttttacaagcaCTGTTTGATGTGATAGTAGATATAGATTCAATTGCAGCCTTCCAAATAGAATTGTAAAGTACTTTTTTGTACTTTTGTACGAGCTGTCTCagaattcccctccccattttggcttcatctgcctatcatcccctacCACaactggttctacctatcacctacagcccctgtctcatccctccctcccacctctttatactggctatcttccccttCACTCCTAATGCAGGGCCTCGACCAAAATGTTGGCCATCTctttacttccacagatgctgcttgacccactgagttcctccagcagtttgtttttcacttgaTTAGCACAACTTGGATTTAGATTCTGGCTCATAGATTAGAATCCATTACTtaccaatccaagcaacatttcATAGAGGACTGCCCCAAAACACCACCAGTCAACAGTACGATCGTACGGATGTTTTCTTAATACCTCAGGGGCAAGATACTGTTAAAGCAAACTGCATTTAGAATGGGTGCTTATAAATTTTTCTATGAAAAATTCACTTCCTTCAAGTATGAAATGGAACCAATAACTATTTAATAGGATATTAAATCTGTACAAGATCAAAAACAAGTCAACAACTAATTAGAAATCTGATCAACAATCCAAAGTTGACCATCTCTCATAAAAATTTGCAATATCCTTGTGCATTCAGTGAGAAAATGAAATATGCAATCCTATGTGGACATTTCTAGTGTTAAAATTATAACTTGTAATACACACGAGGAATGAAAAACAAGGCGCTTGATAAGATTCAGCTATTGTTTTAAGAGACATGCTTGCAAAGGCTAGATGTCAGATGAGCCACCAAATAATCCTAAAAGAAGAAACAAGAAAAATATCTGATTTATGTTTCTTTGAAAAATACTCTTTACAGGTTGAATTTTCATTCATCATCAAAAAACACTTATAATTTATTCTTCAAGGAGTTGTGTCTCTATTAAACACTTATATGCTAAAACTAAATACGAGTTTGCTAACCACATACTTACCTCAGGAGTCCCACAAAAAGTAGAAGTTGTTCCTGTTGGTTCTATTACCTCTTTACAAAGACCAAAGTCTGTTAGTACGATATGACCCTGAAATATAAAAAAGATCACTGTGAACTGAATGCCATGACTATTCTTTAAATTTGAAAGTACTGGGATATTTGTTAATAATACCTGAGAATCAAGGAGAATGTTTTCAGGCTTTAAATCCCTGGAATACAAAGTAAGATCTAACACAACTGCAGAGCCTTTGAAATGTGGCAAAAAAAAGATATAGAGTTTTTTGCAACAAAACTCACCGATACACAATGTTGAGTGAGTGCAAATATCCTATTGCACTGGCAACCTCTGAGGCATAAAATCTCGCTCTGGGCTCTGGGAAAGTGTGTTCTCGTTGTAAATGGAAGAAGAGCTGCAATTAAAAGTCAGTAGTGAATGGATGTAAAGTGCTAAATCTAGATTCTGGAAGTCAGCTAGAATCAGATTATACTGATGGCTTCTGCATTGTCGTGGACAATCTGATCAGTAGTTATAGTGTATAAATTACGTCTCAAGTAGGAGAATTTCTTTTTAACATGGTCTTCTTCCTAGAGTACTCTGAACTTCAATCAACCAGGTCTATCTCATATTTGAAAAGCATAGTATTGCTCTGTCCCACACACTACATTTTTCTTTTACCTTGATCCTGATTCAAAGGACACAGATACATTATAAATCAGAATTCTCGTTAAAACTGTATTTCAGATGTTCCACTCTGCACATGTACCTGCCCACTAAACCCAGTTTTATCCAGTTTTATGGCTTccaccctatctgcctgcaaGATCCTCAACCGTGTTTTTGTTAGCTTTAGATTTGATTATTCCAATGTCCTTTTGACAATTCTTCATAACCTCCAGCTCATCAGAAACTCTGTTCTTATAGCCTTATCTGGCATATCTTGCCTATCACCTTCATGCTTATTCCAAATTAGGTCCTAGTTCCTcataatctcagttttaaaattctcactctgTTGCTTTGCTCTTCCCATATCTCTGTAAAGTCCTATACC contains the following coding sequences:
- the LOC127579012 gene encoding serine/threonine-protein kinase Sgk2-like, which translates into the protein MDHFHNNRGNPSMSKQSDINLGPSANPFAKPTDFDFLKVIGKGSFGKVLLAKRKSDGRFYAIKVLQKKMILKENEQKNIMVERNVLLKNLKHPFLVGLHYSFQTTEKLYFVLDYVNGGELFFHLQREHTFPEPRARFYASEVASAIGYLHSLNIVYRDLKPENILLDSQGHIVLTDFGLCKEVIEPTGTTSTFCGTPEYLAPEVLRKHPYDRTVDWWCFGAVLYEMLLGLPPFYSRNVAEMYDNILHKPLHLPMSISTAARDILTGLLQKDQKRRLGAQADFLDVKKHAFFSSIAWEDLYHKRIAPPYNPNVAGPGDLRHIDPEFTQEIVPNSVGRIPDSTINSPTATSAFLGFSYATTDDNLRN